Proteins encoded in a region of the Frondihabitans sp. 762G35 genome:
- a CDS encoding aspartate/glutamate racemase family protein — translation MIRIAVVNCNTTVSMTETAASRARLAVGPDVEVVGITPAWGVASAEGWYDSFISAAAVLQTLERLSDDIDGVVLAGFGEHGREGARELLSIPVVDITEAAAHLAMTLGRRYGVVTTVRRAVGQIEDSLTTAGLIDRCAAIEDTGLGVLELDEDPFATAEAFVEAGRRAITKGAEVICLGCAGMAGLEKHVRGRLPVPVVDGVAAAAALVETLIRQGLSTSKIDSFATPLTKRRSWSA, via the coding sequence GTGATCCGCATCGCCGTCGTCAACTGCAACACGACCGTGTCGATGACGGAGACCGCCGCATCACGCGCTCGGCTCGCCGTCGGACCGGACGTGGAGGTCGTCGGCATCACGCCCGCCTGGGGAGTGGCCTCCGCCGAAGGGTGGTACGACAGTTTCATCAGCGCCGCCGCCGTCCTCCAGACGCTCGAGCGTCTGTCCGACGACATCGACGGTGTCGTCCTGGCGGGCTTTGGAGAGCACGGACGAGAGGGTGCTCGCGAACTCCTCTCCATCCCGGTGGTCGACATCACCGAGGCCGCCGCGCACCTCGCCATGACCCTCGGACGCCGCTACGGGGTGGTCACCACCGTGAGGCGCGCTGTCGGACAGATCGAGGACAGCCTGACGACGGCAGGTCTCATCGACCGCTGTGCCGCGATCGAGGACACCGGGCTCGGCGTCCTGGAACTCGACGAAGACCCGTTCGCGACGGCGGAAGCGTTCGTCGAGGCCGGACGGCGAGCAATCACGAAGGGCGCCGAGGTAATCTGCCTGGGCTGTGCCGGTATGGCCGGGCTGGAAAAGCACGTGCGCGGACGCCTCCCCGTACCGGTCGTCGACGGCGTCGCGGCCGCTGCCGCCCTCGTCGAGACCCTGATCCGCCAGGGGCTCTCCACGAGCAAGATCGACTCGTTCGCCACGCCGTTGACGAAGCGCCGCAGCTGGAGCGCCTGA
- a CDS encoding ornithine cyclodeaminase family protein has product MTFVLGAAEIGTVIGDVDVVGAVEAIHADLGSGAMTQPAPVALTGSDDAVFLPMAVRSDRLGLVAVKLMADIPENVARGLPTQRSTILVSSTVTGECVAILDGMAITRRRTAAASVVATRRLARSDSRILGLVGAGNLATEHARAFAAARPFERIVVWSRSPTTVERFLGELDADLAGRCSVASGPQDVVERSDVVCTLTPSVEPVVLGAWLHSGQHVNAVGARPRPTHRELDGEAMARATVFVDSRATAMAKSGDLLVAVAEGLLPVGGHYAELGEVIAGAAVGRTSADEITVFDSVGVGAQDLAVAARVIDLARERGIGTPVAVAPGSSAPLTRFAGAAS; this is encoded by the coding sequence ATGACGTTCGTCCTCGGCGCCGCGGAGATCGGAACCGTCATCGGCGATGTCGACGTCGTCGGGGCTGTCGAGGCCATCCACGCCGATCTGGGTTCCGGCGCCATGACGCAGCCGGCGCCGGTGGCTCTGACCGGCTCGGACGACGCCGTCTTCCTGCCCATGGCCGTCCGATCCGACCGCCTCGGCCTCGTCGCAGTCAAGCTCATGGCCGACATCCCGGAGAACGTCGCGAGGGGTCTGCCCACGCAGCGGTCCACGATCCTCGTCTCCTCGACGGTCACGGGCGAGTGCGTCGCCATCCTGGACGGCATGGCCATCACGCGCCGACGGACGGCGGCCGCCTCGGTCGTGGCCACTCGGCGGTTGGCTCGCTCGGACAGCAGGATCCTCGGGCTCGTCGGGGCGGGCAATCTCGCGACCGAGCACGCACGGGCCTTCGCCGCCGCGCGACCCTTCGAACGCATCGTCGTCTGGTCGCGGTCACCCACCACGGTCGAGCGCTTCCTCGGCGAGCTCGACGCCGACCTCGCGGGGCGCTGTTCCGTCGCCTCGGGACCGCAGGACGTCGTGGAGCGATCCGACGTGGTCTGCACCCTGACGCCGTCCGTCGAACCGGTGGTCCTCGGGGCCTGGCTGCACTCCGGGCAGCACGTCAATGCCGTCGGTGCTCGGCCGCGGCCGACCCACCGAGAGCTCGACGGGGAGGCTATGGCGCGGGCGACCGTGTTCGTCGACAGTCGCGCGACCGCGATGGCCAAGTCGGGGGACCTCCTCGTGGCCGTGGCCGAGGGGCTCCTGCCGGTCGGAGGGCACTACGCCGAACTGGGCGAAGTCATCGCGGGCGCGGCCGTCGGCAGGACCAGCGCCGACGAGATCACCGTGTTCGACTCCGTCGGTGTCGGAGCGCAGGATCTGGCCGTCGCCGCACGCGTCATCGACCTGGCCCGGGAACGCGGAATCGGAACCCCTGTCGCCGTCGCGCCCGGATCCTCGGCCCCGCTCACCCGGTTCGCCGGAGCCGCGTCGTGA
- a CDS encoding ABC transporter substrate-binding protein, whose product MDTLKISATANGLNYLPEYVAVQGGLFAERGLRVAATARDPWTGVLDDIESGAADLALGGLWVPAMYAGTTRRLSVVGQLNHRFPMTIVSRTETEPITLDQLAGKVVLAPGAGGSAPYEFTAGLIREAGLDVSKTRFVRDLSTSMLIELYRGGLGDAIILDLVSAEELVAAGGGTIVFRHLQSGGVMPNSVYYCLTERVEELTDRIDRFMDGIAAAMTRINLHAADSEIEAVLAARWPDKDSTLLRRAADDMAAGGVWDSAVVDRDASDRWMSILFDGGLTTHRPSLEELLGAPAAVNAR is encoded by the coding sequence ATGGACACCCTGAAAATCTCCGCCACCGCCAACGGCCTCAACTACCTGCCGGAGTACGTCGCCGTCCAGGGCGGCCTCTTCGCCGAGCGCGGCCTCCGGGTCGCCGCCACAGCGCGCGACCCGTGGACGGGCGTGCTCGACGACATCGAGTCGGGTGCCGCCGATCTTGCTCTCGGTGGACTCTGGGTCCCCGCGATGTACGCCGGGACGACTCGCCGACTCAGTGTCGTGGGGCAGCTCAACCACAGGTTCCCCATGACGATCGTGTCGCGAACCGAGACCGAGCCCATCACGCTCGATCAGCTCGCGGGGAAGGTCGTCCTCGCCCCGGGAGCCGGCGGTAGCGCCCCCTACGAGTTCACTGCCGGCCTGATCCGCGAAGCGGGTCTCGACGTCTCGAAGACCAGGTTCGTCCGCGATCTCTCGACGTCGATGCTGATCGAGCTCTACCGAGGCGGCCTCGGCGACGCCATCATCCTCGATCTCGTCTCCGCCGAGGAACTCGTGGCAGCGGGCGGTGGCACCATCGTCTTCCGTCATCTCCAGTCGGGCGGAGTGATGCCGAACAGCGTCTACTACTGCCTCACCGAGCGAGTCGAGGAGCTGACGGACCGCATCGACCGCTTCATGGACGGTATCGCCGCGGCCATGACCCGGATCAACCTGCACGCCGCCGACAGCGAGATCGAGGCCGTTCTGGCTGCTCGCTGGCCGGACAAGGACTCCACGCTCCTGCGCCGCGCAGCCGACGACATGGCGGCGGGCGGTGTCTGGGACTCCGCCGTGGTGGACCGCGACGCCTCCGACCGCTGGATGAGCATCCTCTTCGACGGCGGCCTCACCACGCACAGGCCTTCGCTCGAGGAGCTTCTCGGTGCGCCCGCCGCCGTGAACGCCCGATGA
- a CDS encoding MFS transporter, whose protein sequence is MTAVTRTTAPTGTTPPVTTPDASRGVASALDSIGFTRAQFAVLMLILAGEFFDTLEQNSVGAMATNIKASLQIGDIQLTTINTATVLGGLVGRFLAGWLADKYGRRFSLGLNLLIYTLGGLLSALSFNYDMLLVSRFIVGIGVGGEFMIGIAMLSEMVATRYRGGLIATINVGAGGIGNFISYGLFLLLLGPLAVPLGGDGQVWRWTFVILALPALLVVLYRRRLPETPRWLLSKGRIDEANRSLAILASNSLRPAADAKSPVTLTPADLPPVAFHSSPAAVFHRLVLKRTIAIGVASWMAFGSQVTLNFLMPTLLVERGYTVSQSLLYTMIMNIGSLLGCTAAALLANRVGRRAMVTTAGILGCLTALAFAAFGNDTAAILVLGALFQFFTMLTNTTLAAWTAEVYPTAIRASGASIVNGIGNIAGAVMPFLAIALYGSFAFVGVFGLAAVMYAILVVASRFAPEARGISLEDVNENALATDRT, encoded by the coding sequence ATGACTGCTGTAACGCGCACCACAGCTCCCACCGGCACCACACCGCCCGTCACCACCCCCGACGCCTCCCGGGGCGTCGCCTCCGCCCTCGACTCGATCGGATTCACCCGCGCTCAGTTCGCGGTGCTGATGCTGATCCTGGCGGGGGAGTTCTTCGACACCCTCGAGCAGAACTCCGTCGGTGCGATGGCCACCAACATCAAGGCGTCGCTCCAGATCGGCGATATCCAGCTCACGACGATCAACACCGCCACCGTCCTCGGCGGCCTCGTCGGACGCTTCCTGGCCGGCTGGCTCGCCGACAAGTACGGTCGTCGCTTCTCGCTCGGGCTGAATCTCCTGATCTACACGCTCGGTGGCCTCCTCAGTGCCCTGTCGTTCAACTACGACATGCTGCTCGTCAGCCGGTTCATCGTCGGGATCGGCGTCGGCGGCGAGTTCATGATCGGTATCGCGATGCTGTCCGAGATGGTCGCCACCCGGTACCGCGGCGGTCTCATCGCGACGATCAACGTCGGGGCGGGCGGAATCGGCAACTTCATCTCCTACGGCCTGTTCCTGCTCCTGCTCGGACCGCTCGCCGTGCCTCTGGGCGGTGACGGCCAGGTCTGGCGCTGGACCTTCGTGATCCTCGCTCTTCCGGCCCTGCTCGTCGTGCTCTACCGGCGTCGGCTCCCCGAGACGCCCCGGTGGCTGCTCTCGAAGGGACGCATCGACGAGGCGAATCGCTCGCTGGCGATCCTCGCGTCGAACAGCCTCCGGCCCGCGGCCGACGCGAAGTCGCCGGTGACTCTGACGCCCGCCGATCTGCCGCCTGTCGCTTTCCACTCGTCGCCCGCTGCCGTGTTCCACCGTCTCGTCCTCAAGCGCACCATCGCCATCGGGGTCGCCTCGTGGATGGCCTTCGGATCGCAGGTCACCCTCAACTTCCTGATGCCGACCCTGCTGGTCGAGCGCGGATACACCGTCTCGCAGAGCCTGCTCTACACGATGATCATGAACATCGGTTCGCTCCTCGGCTGCACGGCGGCGGCGTTGCTCGCGAACCGGGTGGGACGCCGCGCCATGGTCACGACGGCCGGGATCCTGGGCTGCCTCACGGCCCTGGCCTTCGCCGCCTTCGGGAACGACACGGCCGCGATCCTGGTGCTCGGCGCGCTGTTCCAGTTCTTCACGATGCTGACAAACACGACCCTCGCGGCCTGGACGGCCGAGGTCTACCCAACCGCTATCCGCGCATCCGGTGCCTCGATCGTGAACGGCATCGGCAACATCGCAGGAGCCGTCATGCCGTTTCTGGCGATCGCCCTCTACGGTTCCTTCGCGTTCGTCGGCGTCTTCGGACTCGCGGCCGTGATGTACGCCATCCTCGTCGTCGCCTCGCGCTTCGCCCCCGAAGCCCGCGGCATCTCCCTCGAAGACGTCAACGAGAACGCCCTGGCGACCGACCGGACCTGA
- a CDS encoding GntR family transcriptional regulator: MESKPASVLKALRAEIIAGSLARGTRLKEDALADRFGVSRVPVREALRQLETEGFVVAEKFKGVSVADSSAEAVIELMQIRRGLEVLAAELAAGRRGGDSAELLRAVIDEQRSDQEVEAQSPRFAFHRLVAHASGNAHLETMIERLLHQTAWAFERVTREEVAESGGDHAAVAQAILRGSPVQAGLLMDEHLGRDEAILDTLGHRTYTK; this comes from the coding sequence GTGGAGTCCAAACCCGCATCCGTCCTCAAGGCTCTTCGCGCCGAGATCATCGCCGGCAGCCTCGCCCGAGGCACGCGCCTCAAAGAGGACGCCCTCGCGGACCGCTTCGGGGTCTCCCGCGTGCCGGTCCGAGAGGCGCTGCGACAGCTCGAGACCGAGGGATTCGTCGTCGCCGAGAAGTTCAAGGGTGTCAGCGTCGCCGACTCGTCGGCTGAGGCGGTCATCGAGCTGATGCAGATCCGTCGGGGCCTCGAGGTCCTGGCGGCGGAGCTGGCCGCGGGACGTCGGGGAGGGGACAGTGCCGAGCTCCTGCGCGCGGTCATCGACGAGCAGCGCTCGGACCAGGAGGTGGAGGCCCAGTCGCCCCGCTTCGCCTTTCACCGGCTCGTCGCCCACGCCTCGGGCAACGCACACCTGGAGACGATGATCGAGCGTCTCCTGCACCAGACGGCCTGGGCCTTCGAGCGCGTCACCCGCGAGGAGGTGGCCGAAAGCGGGGGTGACCACGCGGCTGTCGCCCAGGCGATCCTGCGCGGATCCCCCGTCCAGGCGGGCCTCCTCATGGACGAGCACCTCGGAAGAGATGAAGCGATCCTCGACACCCTCGGCCACAGAACGTATACGAAATAG
- a CDS encoding GAF domain-containing protein, translating to MPSPLLRLVVRPLIALWVSTGPSSWRSRVTPPESPVISCAGPDPDKILLTGDGAATGRGVVTHELGLAGFLARGLSARSERGADVTVLVRGDMTVRTCADAIDTVDLACFDIVVVSVGATEALTLARVQTWRRHLDVLLNRLEASTSAATPIFLLPIPFFGNNPGVPALLARVVDRHVQLLNAAAEESVAAHDRVTTVTVTQLAAFEPEGSHLYRRWADAIALRITAAEAPARLPPLSTDRADEDRRQRSLRDMDIRAGDDPALNRVAEGARTFFDTKIAAVTLIQSDVQIMKAAVGINPVSLPRARSFCDVTIRDSKIFVIEDARSDARYADYSIVASEPRIRFYAGYPLHSPDGQRVGALCVMDSAPRRFTAEDAEDLRGFAEEAQARLWELVGVSDSRGLGRRGVDGGRGAVEDVDHRGVDDAG from the coding sequence ATGCCATCGCCTCTTCTCCGCCTCGTCGTCCGTCCGCTGATCGCGCTGTGGGTGTCGACGGGTCCGTCCTCGTGGCGGTCCCGGGTGACTCCCCCGGAGTCGCCCGTGATCTCCTGCGCGGGCCCGGATCCCGACAAGATCCTGCTGACCGGAGACGGCGCCGCCACCGGGCGCGGGGTCGTCACGCACGAGCTCGGTCTCGCCGGGTTCCTCGCGCGCGGCCTGTCCGCCCGCTCGGAGCGCGGCGCGGACGTCACGGTCCTGGTCCGGGGCGACATGACGGTTCGCACCTGTGCCGACGCGATCGACACGGTGGACCTCGCCTGCTTCGACATCGTCGTCGTCTCCGTCGGCGCGACCGAGGCGCTGACGCTGGCCCGCGTGCAGACGTGGCGACGGCACCTCGACGTCCTGCTGAACCGACTGGAGGCGAGCACCTCCGCGGCGACTCCGATCTTCCTGCTCCCCATCCCCTTCTTCGGCAACAACCCCGGCGTCCCGGCCCTTCTCGCCCGCGTCGTCGATCGTCACGTGCAGCTCCTCAACGCGGCGGCGGAGGAGTCCGTGGCAGCGCACGACCGGGTGACGACCGTCACCGTCACGCAGCTCGCGGCTTTCGAACCCGAGGGGTCCCACCTCTACCGGCGGTGGGCGGACGCCATCGCCCTCCGGATCACAGCGGCCGAGGCTCCTGCGCGCCTGCCCCCGCTCAGCACGGATCGCGCCGACGAGGACCGCCGGCAGAGATCCCTCCGCGACATGGACATCCGCGCGGGCGACGACCCGGCCCTGAACCGCGTGGCGGAGGGCGCTCGGACGTTCTTCGACACGAAGATCGCGGCGGTGACCCTCATCCAGAGCGACGTCCAGATCATGAAGGCGGCGGTCGGGATCAACCCGGTGTCGCTCCCCCGGGCCCGCTCGTTCTGCGACGTCACCATCCGCGATTCGAAGATCTTCGTGATCGAGGACGCCCGGTCGGATGCGCGCTACGCGGACTACTCGATCGTCGCGAGCGAGCCGAGGATCCGCTTCTACGCCGGGTACCCGCTCCACTCCCCCGACGGTCAGCGGGTGGGCGCTCTGTGCGTGATGGACTCCGCGCCGAGGCGCTTCACCGCCGAGGACGCCGAGGACCTCCGGGGGTTCGCCGAGGAGGCGCAGGCCCGCCTGTGGGAGCTGGTGGGCGTCTCCGACTCAAGGGGTCTCGGTCGCCGCGGCGTCGATGGCGGCCGCGGCGCGGTGGAGGATGTCGATCATCGCGGGGTCGACGACGCCGGGTGA
- a CDS encoding MarR family winged helix-turn-helix transcriptional regulator produces MISATTSTPKEALMTITPPGSAAFDSAVSALSNALVEIDAAHRRIRHRLAHDLGFSTVELTAVFVIGNTEECTPKQLSAELDLSTGAITAMVDRLERAGQVERIAHPTDRRSQILTLTFRGEEAMASMLGLYNSAIEDVVTNSPGVVDPAMIDILHRAAAAIDAAATETP; encoded by the coding sequence ATGATTTCTGCCACCACCTCGACACCGAAGGAGGCGCTCATGACGATCACCCCTCCGGGGTCCGCCGCCTTCGACTCCGCTGTGTCCGCGCTCTCGAACGCTCTGGTCGAGATCGACGCCGCTCACCGACGCATCCGCCACCGCCTCGCCCACGACCTCGGCTTCTCCACCGTCGAACTCACGGCCGTCTTCGTCATCGGGAACACCGAGGAGTGCACGCCCAAACAGCTGAGCGCCGAGCTGGACCTCTCCACCGGTGCCATCACCGCCATGGTCGATCGCCTGGAGAGGGCGGGGCAGGTCGAACGGATCGCCCACCCCACCGACCGGCGCAGCCAGATCCTCACGCTGACCTTCCGCGGCGAGGAAGCGATGGCCTCGATGCTCGGCCTCTACAACTCGGCGATCGAAGACGTCGTCACGAACTCACCCGGCGTCGTCGACCCCGCGATGATCGACATCCTCCACCGCGCCGCGGCCGCCATCGACGCCGCGGCGACCGAGACCCCTTGA
- a CDS encoding signal peptidase I — translation MSTQQDTAAPLVGGLVADPAVQPIDLTEITRAPRRHPLVTVLAVLGVAVATVVLVGALVFHLQGGAWFIVKTPSMGTAAPVGTLVLTTPTTGSDVRVGDVIAFHPPTTPSETYTHRVVKIGPTGLLSTRGDINGATDPWQLSSRDLVGKAVVLLPALGWLIRGLPIALLGIVIVFLATARMRNATHRASYRIAGSSLALSIAAFVLRPFTGMVVEATGVVNGAPTATVVSTGLLPIRIAAAHGTHVDLVTGQVGQVSVPASAHHGFYSLSSALNLSVWEWVALLAVCCLPLLWTTIVGLPAKEQEQA, via the coding sequence ATGAGCACGCAGCAGGACACCGCAGCACCCCTCGTGGGTGGCCTCGTCGCCGATCCCGCCGTCCAGCCCATCGATCTCACCGAGATCACCCGCGCGCCGCGACGCCACCCGCTCGTCACCGTCCTGGCCGTCCTCGGTGTCGCCGTGGCCACGGTCGTCCTCGTCGGGGCGCTCGTGTTCCACCTGCAGGGCGGCGCCTGGTTCATCGTCAAGACCCCGTCGATGGGCACCGCCGCCCCCGTCGGGACCCTCGTGCTGACCACGCCGACCACCGGCTCCGACGTCCGGGTCGGCGACGTCATCGCCTTCCACCCGCCGACGACGCCCTCCGAGACCTACACGCACCGCGTCGTGAAGATCGGCCCGACCGGGCTCCTGTCCACCCGCGGCGACATCAACGGCGCCACCGACCCGTGGCAGCTCTCCTCCCGCGACCTCGTGGGCAAGGCCGTCGTCCTCCTGCCGGCGCTCGGCTGGCTCATCCGCGGACTGCCGATCGCCCTCCTCGGGATCGTCATCGTCTTCCTCGCGACCGCGCGGATGAGGAACGCGACGCACCGTGCCTCCTACCGGATCGCCGGCTCCTCGCTCGCCCTCTCGATCGCCGCCTTCGTCCTCCGCCCCTTCACCGGCATGGTCGTCGAGGCCACCGGTGTCGTGAACGGCGCTCCGACGGCCACGGTGGTCTCCACGGGGCTCCTGCCGATCCGGATCGCCGCGGCGCACGGTACGCACGTCGACCTCGTGACCGGCCAGGTCGGTCAGGTCAGCGTGCCCGCGTCCGCCCACCACGGCTTCTACTCGCTGAGCAGCGCCCTGAATCTCAGCGTCTGGGAGTGGGTCGCCCTGCTCGCCGTGTGCTGCCTCCCCCTGCTCTGGACGACCATCGTCGGACTTCCCGCGAAAGAGCAGGAGCAGGCGTGA
- a CDS encoding LamG domain-containing protein translates to MSPARRHRAATTRLLPVRGVGGIRAVQVVRAGALATVVAVLAVAALAAVAGTTPLAMAGFTAKVSNGTNTVATAQYFKCVDAAAADKGTALFQYALGEPSASTTAADTSGNAANGSYQGAMTTATTVPLACSRDAGGAYVLNGTTSYLSTPTKYVNPTTFSEEVWFKTTTAAGKLIGFGTSQTGSSSQYDRHVYVSTTGQLVFGTYNGGIQILTTPKSYTDGVWHQMTATMSASTGMRLYVDGALVASNAAYTAPENYSGYWRIGYDNTNAWSNNGTNYFFNGSLRYAAVYSSVLTAQQVQNHYAAGR, encoded by the coding sequence GTGAGCCCCGCCCGACGCCACCGGGCCGCGACGACGCGCCTCCTGCCGGTCCGCGGCGTCGGTGGCATCCGCGCCGTGCAAGTCGTGCGCGCAGGAGCCCTGGCCACGGTCGTCGCGGTCCTCGCCGTCGCCGCCCTCGCCGCCGTGGCGGGGACGACGCCGCTCGCGATGGCGGGCTTCACCGCCAAAGTGAGCAACGGCACCAACACGGTCGCCACGGCCCAGTACTTCAAATGCGTCGACGCGGCGGCAGCCGACAAGGGCACCGCACTGTTCCAGTACGCGCTCGGCGAGCCCTCCGCCTCGACGACGGCGGCGGACACCTCCGGAAACGCGGCGAACGGCTCGTACCAGGGAGCCATGACCACGGCGACCACGGTGCCCCTCGCCTGCTCGCGGGACGCCGGCGGCGCGTACGTTCTCAACGGCACGACCAGCTATCTCTCCACGCCGACGAAGTACGTCAACCCGACGACCTTCAGCGAGGAGGTCTGGTTCAAGACGACCACGGCCGCCGGCAAGCTCATCGGTTTCGGAACCTCGCAGACGGGTTCGTCGTCGCAGTACGACCGCCACGTCTACGTCTCGACCACCGGGCAGCTCGTCTTCGGGACGTACAACGGCGGTATCCAGATCCTCACGACTCCGAAGTCGTACACCGACGGTGTCTGGCACCAGATGACAGCCACCATGTCGGCGTCCACCGGGATGCGCCTCTACGTCGACGGTGCCCTGGTCGCCTCCAACGCCGCGTACACGGCCCCGGAGAACTACTCCGGCTACTGGCGGATCGGCTACGACAACACGAACGCGTGGTCGAACAACGGCACCAACTACTTCTTCAACGGCTCGCTCCGCTACGCGGCGGTCTACTCCAGCGTCCTCACCGCGCAGCAGGTCCAGAACCACTACGCCGCCGGGCGGTAG
- a CDS encoding GrpB family protein, protein MPSRSEILNLDEPTAAPPGESPWVVEPVQSAVLLAEYDPRWPLLAQSIIERVGAALGPRALRIEHVGSTAVAGLAAKPVIDLDLTVADPADEGGWLPPLQEEGFVLTVREPWWHGHRMLRGGRRGSEVVAPASGDQAVNLHVFGPDSPELVKHVVFRNWLRADAGDRELYAAAKRSAADGPAQRVMDYNARKEAVVHDIYRRAFRAAGFLD, encoded by the coding sequence GTGCCGAGCCGCAGCGAGATCCTGAACCTCGACGAGCCGACCGCGGCGCCGCCGGGGGAGAGCCCCTGGGTGGTCGAACCGGTGCAGTCCGCCGTCCTGCTCGCCGAGTACGACCCACGGTGGCCGCTCCTGGCGCAGTCGATCATCGAGCGGGTCGGTGCGGCGCTCGGCCCGCGAGCCCTGCGGATCGAGCACGTCGGGTCCACGGCCGTGGCCGGGCTCGCCGCGAAACCGGTCATCGACCTCGACCTCACGGTCGCCGACCCGGCCGACGAGGGAGGCTGGCTCCCGCCGTTGCAGGAGGAGGGCTTCGTTCTGACGGTCCGCGAGCCGTGGTGGCACGGGCATCGGATGCTGCGCGGCGGTCGGCGGGGAAGTGAGGTCGTGGCTCCTGCGAGCGGTGACCAGGCCGTCAATCTGCACGTGTTCGGCCCCGACAGCCCCGAGCTGGTGAAGCACGTCGTGTTCCGCAACTGGCTGCGAGCGGATGCGGGAGACAGGGAGCTCTACGCGGCGGCGAAGCGCTCGGCGGCGGACGGGCCGGCCCAGCGCGTCATGGACTACAACGCCCGCAAGGAGGCGGTCGTCCACGACATCTATCGGCGAGCTTTCCGCGCCGCAGGATTCCTGGACTGA
- a CDS encoding FAD-binding domain-containing protein codes for MFIPTRAAGLEALDEFVPRAGGFYARDRNHDLGASRSNVSGLSPYLRHGLVTEHEVVAAVLERHSLRAAEKFVQEVFWRTYWKGWLEQNPEVWRRYRREVTGFAAAELPSGYADAVAGRTGIDAMDAWVRELVETGYLHNHTRMWFASIWIFTLGLPWQLGADFFYRHLLDGDAASNTLSWRWVAGLQTSGKTYLATASNISRYTDGRFSPDGLATSARALAEEALPPRTPIDPDDVGGAVGTRAGLLLHEEDLDARSLLAEHLGLADDLVATAVFADPSDRSPFDASEAVNAFTSAALDDVAARTPDASGRPAQVLADATAETVVRWARAEGLDTVVVPYAPVGPVQERLGILRSALAAEGIALVTVRRRWDSTAWPFASRGFFPFKEKIPALVRRLDDSVDAERLF; via the coding sequence ATGTTCATCCCGACCCGAGCGGCCGGCCTCGAGGCGCTCGACGAGTTCGTGCCCCGCGCAGGCGGCTTCTACGCTCGCGACCGCAATCACGACCTCGGGGCGTCCCGGAGCAACGTCTCCGGACTGTCTCCCTATCTGCGCCACGGGCTCGTCACCGAGCACGAGGTCGTGGCGGCCGTGCTCGAGCGGCACAGCCTCCGCGCCGCCGAGAAGTTCGTGCAGGAGGTGTTCTGGCGCACCTACTGGAAGGGCTGGCTGGAGCAGAACCCCGAGGTCTGGCGCCGCTACCGCCGCGAGGTGACCGGGTTCGCGGCCGCCGAGCTTCCATCCGGATACGCCGACGCCGTCGCGGGGCGGACCGGGATCGACGCGATGGACGCCTGGGTCAGGGAGCTCGTCGAGACCGGCTACCTGCACAACCACACCCGCATGTGGTTCGCGAGCATCTGGATCTTCACGCTCGGCCTGCCCTGGCAGCTCGGCGCGGACTTCTTCTACCGGCACCTCCTCGACGGGGATGCCGCGTCCAACACGCTGTCGTGGCGGTGGGTGGCCGGCCTGCAGACGTCCGGCAAGACGTACCTGGCGACGGCCTCGAACATCTCGCGCTACACGGACGGCCGGTTCTCCCCGGACGGTCTGGCCACCTCGGCCCGGGCGCTCGCGGAGGAGGCGCTGCCGCCCCGCACACCGATCGACCCCGACGACGTCGGGGGAGCGGTCGGTACGCGCGCCGGTCTCCTCCTGCACGAGGAGGATCTCGACGCGAGGAGCCTCCTCGCGGAGCACCTCGGCCTGGCCGACGACCTGGTGGCGACCGCTGTCTTCGCCGATCCGAGCGACCGTTCGCCGTTCGACGCCTCTGAAGCCGTGAACGCCTTCACGTCCGCCGCCCTCGACGACGTCGCGGCCCGGACACCGGACGCGAGCGGACGTCCCGCTCAGGTGCTGGCCGACGCGACGGCCGAGACGGTCGTGCGGTGGGCACGGGCCGAGGGGCTCGACACGGTGGTCGTGCCGTACGCTCCGGTCGGGCCCGTGCAGGAGCGGCTGGGCATCCTGCGCTCCGCCCTCGCTGCGGAGGGGATCGCGCTGGTCACCGTGCGCCGACGCTGGGACAGCACGGCGTGGCCCTTCGCCTCCCGCGGCTTCTTCCCGTTCAAGGAGAAGATCCCGGCGCTCGTCCGCCGGCTGGACGACTCGGTCGACGCGGAGCGGCTGTTCTAG